One segment of Passer domesticus isolate bPasDom1 chromosome 24, bPasDom1.hap1, whole genome shotgun sequence DNA contains the following:
- the NFKBID gene encoding NF-kappa-B inhibitor delta isoform X2: protein MRPQRGPPRAAPPQTVKQLLKELRQQRSREGARSPVLALPSPRPSDGAPWPAVPAVPAVTPSLCAVPHVSPHGSPGGAHGGRVSAPRGFQAAAIPGPAWPHPAVPWGEFGASLLGREIQDPYPEPQDLAAARAALGGRDPRELLRQDEEGDTLLHVLCAGGHWALARAAAEALRDLGGLEVREHLGKTPLLVAAAAAAPEIVRDLLVLGANPDAADHGGRTALHLAAAYGHPEILQAMMSSGVPVNVEARNFEGQTPLHCAVLAHNASLQGGHSAAGGSAGGSPTPQDRFRCVELLLQMGADSSSQDTKSSLTALHLAVRGGNLALAHLLLRQPGMAPRLVNMKAHGNTPLHMAAALPGTPSQEPLVRLLLAWGADPSARNLEHDLPQSLLPPGAPGEQLRLLLRSRRGSHRPPPTAE, encoded by the exons ATGCGGCCCCAGAGAG GTCCCCCCCGCGCCGCTCCGCCCCAGACGgtgaagcagctgctgaaggagcTACGGCAGCAgaggagccgggaaggggcgaGATCCCCG GTTTTGGCTCTGCCCTCCCCGCGCCCCTCGGATG GCGCTCCCTggcccgctgtccccgctgtccccgcagtgACGCCCAGCCTCTGTGCTGTCCCACATGTGTCACCCCACGGCAGCCCGGGGGGGGCCCATGGGGGAAGGGTCTCCGCTCCGAGGGGGTTTCAG gctgctgccatccctggccctgcctggccccATCCCGCAGTGCCGTGGGGAGAATTTGGggcctccctgctgggaagggagaTCCAAGACCCGTATCCTGAACCCCAGGACCTGGCAGCCGCCCGCGCCGCACTGGGGGGCCGAGACCCCCGGGAGCTGCTGCGGCAGGACGAGGAGGGGGACAC gctgctgcacGTGCTCTGTGCCGGGGGGCACTGGGCGCTCGCCCGGGCTGCGGCCGAGGCTCTGCGCGACCTGGGGGGACTGGAGGTGCGGGAGCACCTGGGCAAG ACTCCcctgctggtggcagcagcagctgcagccccggagATCGTGCGGGACCTGCTCGTCCTGGGCGCCAATCCCGACGCCGCTGACCACGGGGGCCGCACGGCCCTGCACCTGGCCGCAGCCTACGGGCACCCCGAAATCCTCCAG GCCATGATGTCCTCGGGGGTTCCTGTCAACGTGGAGGCCAGAAATTTTGAGG GCCAGACCCCTCTGCACTGCGCTGTCCTGGCCCACAACGCCTCgctgcagggagggcacagcGCCGCggggggctctgcaggggggTCCCCCACTCCCCAGGACCGATTCCGCTGTGTTGAGCTGCTACTGCAGATGggggcagacagcagcagccag GACACCAAAAGCAGCCTGACAGCCCTGCACCTGGCCGTGCGGGGAGGGAaccttgccctggcccacctaCTGCTGCGCCAGCCTGGCATGGCCCCCCGCCTTGTCAACATGAAG GCCCACGGGAACACCCCCCTGCACATggcagcagcgctgcccgggacccccagccaggagccccttgtgaggctgctcctggcctggggtgccgaCCCCAGCGCCCGCAACCTGGAGCACgacctgccccagagcctgctgccccCTGGGGCCCCCGGAGAGCAG CTCCGCCTCCTCCTGAGGAGCCGCCGGGGGTCCCATCGCCCCCCCCCCACCGCCGAGTGA
- the NFKBID gene encoding NF-kappa-B inhibitor delta isoform X3 translates to MRHGDLGDAWAFGGVLGVFRVPRHPGDPRTLPCTPPGPPRAAPPQTVKQLLKELRQQRSREGARSPVLALPSPRPSDGAPWPAVPAVPAVTPSLCAVPHVSPHGSPGGAHGGRVSAPRGFQDLAAARAALGGRDPRELLRQDEEGDTLLHVLCAGGHWALARAAAEALRDLGGLEVREHLGKTPLLVAAAAAAPEIVRDLLVLGANPDAADHGGRTALHLAAAYGHPEILQAMMSSGVPVNVEARNFEGQTPLHCAVLAHNASLQGGHSAAGGSAGGSPTPQDRFRCVELLLQMGADSSSQDTKSSLTALHLAVRGGNLALAHLLLRQPGMAPRLVNMKAHGNTPLHMAAALPGTPSQEPLVRLLLAWGADPSARNLEHDLPQSLLPPGAPGEQLRLLLRSRRGSHRPPPTAE, encoded by the exons ATGAGACACGGGGATCTGGGGGACGCCTGGGCGTTCGGCGGGGTTCTAGGAGTTTTCAGGGTTCCCCGGCATCCCGGGGACCCCCGAACCCTCCCTTGCACACCGCCAGGTCCCCCCCGCGCCGCTCCGCCCCAGACGgtgaagcagctgctgaaggagcTACGGCAGCAgaggagccgggaaggggcgaGATCCCCG GTTTTGGCTCTGCCCTCCCCGCGCCCCTCGGATG GCGCTCCCTggcccgctgtccccgctgtccccgcagtgACGCCCAGCCTCTGTGCTGTCCCACATGTGTCACCCCACGGCAGCCCGGGGGGGGCCCATGGGGGAAGGGTCTCCGCTCCGAGGGGGTTTCAG GACCTGGCAGCCGCCCGCGCCGCACTGGGGGGCCGAGACCCCCGGGAGCTGCTGCGGCAGGACGAGGAGGGGGACAC gctgctgcacGTGCTCTGTGCCGGGGGGCACTGGGCGCTCGCCCGGGCTGCGGCCGAGGCTCTGCGCGACCTGGGGGGACTGGAGGTGCGGGAGCACCTGGGCAAG ACTCCcctgctggtggcagcagcagctgcagccccggagATCGTGCGGGACCTGCTCGTCCTGGGCGCCAATCCCGACGCCGCTGACCACGGGGGCCGCACGGCCCTGCACCTGGCCGCAGCCTACGGGCACCCCGAAATCCTCCAG GCCATGATGTCCTCGGGGGTTCCTGTCAACGTGGAGGCCAGAAATTTTGAGG GCCAGACCCCTCTGCACTGCGCTGTCCTGGCCCACAACGCCTCgctgcagggagggcacagcGCCGCggggggctctgcaggggggTCCCCCACTCCCCAGGACCGATTCCGCTGTGTTGAGCTGCTACTGCAGATGggggcagacagcagcagccag GACACCAAAAGCAGCCTGACAGCCCTGCACCTGGCCGTGCGGGGAGGGAaccttgccctggcccacctaCTGCTGCGCCAGCCTGGCATGGCCCCCCGCCTTGTCAACATGAAG GCCCACGGGAACACCCCCCTGCACATggcagcagcgctgcccgggacccccagccaggagccccttgtgaggctgctcctggcctggggtgccgaCCCCAGCGCCCGCAACCTGGAGCACgacctgccccagagcctgctgccccCTGGGGCCCCCGGAGAGCAG CTCCGCCTCCTCCTGAGGAGCCGCCGGGGGTCCCATCGCCCCCCCCCCACCGCCGAGTGA
- the NFKBID gene encoding NF-kappa-B inhibitor delta isoform X1, whose amino-acid sequence MRHGDLGDAWAFGGVLGVFRVPRHPGDPRTLPCTPPGPPRAAPPQTVKQLLKELRQQRSREGARSPVLALPSPRPSDGAPWPAVPAVPAVTPSLCAVPHVSPHGSPGGAHGGRVSAPRGFQAAAIPGPAWPHPAVPWGEFGASLLGREIQDPYPEPQDLAAARAALGGRDPRELLRQDEEGDTLLHVLCAGGHWALARAAAEALRDLGGLEVREHLGKTPLLVAAAAAAPEIVRDLLVLGANPDAADHGGRTALHLAAAYGHPEILQAMMSSGVPVNVEARNFEGQTPLHCAVLAHNASLQGGHSAAGGSAGGSPTPQDRFRCVELLLQMGADSSSQDTKSSLTALHLAVRGGNLALAHLLLRQPGMAPRLVNMKAHGNTPLHMAAALPGTPSQEPLVRLLLAWGADPSARNLEHDLPQSLLPPGAPGEQLRLLLRSRRGSHRPPPTAE is encoded by the exons ATGAGACACGGGGATCTGGGGGACGCCTGGGCGTTCGGCGGGGTTCTAGGAGTTTTCAGGGTTCCCCGGCATCCCGGGGACCCCCGAACCCTCCCTTGCACACCGCCAGGTCCCCCCCGCGCCGCTCCGCCCCAGACGgtgaagcagctgctgaaggagcTACGGCAGCAgaggagccgggaaggggcgaGATCCCCG GTTTTGGCTCTGCCCTCCCCGCGCCCCTCGGATG GCGCTCCCTggcccgctgtccccgctgtccccgcagtgACGCCCAGCCTCTGTGCTGTCCCACATGTGTCACCCCACGGCAGCCCGGGGGGGGCCCATGGGGGAAGGGTCTCCGCTCCGAGGGGGTTTCAG gctgctgccatccctggccctgcctggccccATCCCGCAGTGCCGTGGGGAGAATTTGGggcctccctgctgggaagggagaTCCAAGACCCGTATCCTGAACCCCAGGACCTGGCAGCCGCCCGCGCCGCACTGGGGGGCCGAGACCCCCGGGAGCTGCTGCGGCAGGACGAGGAGGGGGACAC gctgctgcacGTGCTCTGTGCCGGGGGGCACTGGGCGCTCGCCCGGGCTGCGGCCGAGGCTCTGCGCGACCTGGGGGGACTGGAGGTGCGGGAGCACCTGGGCAAG ACTCCcctgctggtggcagcagcagctgcagccccggagATCGTGCGGGACCTGCTCGTCCTGGGCGCCAATCCCGACGCCGCTGACCACGGGGGCCGCACGGCCCTGCACCTGGCCGCAGCCTACGGGCACCCCGAAATCCTCCAG GCCATGATGTCCTCGGGGGTTCCTGTCAACGTGGAGGCCAGAAATTTTGAGG GCCAGACCCCTCTGCACTGCGCTGTCCTGGCCCACAACGCCTCgctgcagggagggcacagcGCCGCggggggctctgcaggggggTCCCCCACTCCCCAGGACCGATTCCGCTGTGTTGAGCTGCTACTGCAGATGggggcagacagcagcagccag GACACCAAAAGCAGCCTGACAGCCCTGCACCTGGCCGTGCGGGGAGGGAaccttgccctggcccacctaCTGCTGCGCCAGCCTGGCATGGCCCCCCGCCTTGTCAACATGAAG GCCCACGGGAACACCCCCCTGCACATggcagcagcgctgcccgggacccccagccaggagccccttgtgaggctgctcctggcctggggtgccgaCCCCAGCGCCCGCAACCTGGAGCACgacctgccccagagcctgctgccccCTGGGGCCCCCGGAGAGCAG CTCCGCCTCCTCCTGAGGAGCCGCCGGGGGTCCCATCGCCCCCCCCCCACCGCCGAGTGA
- the NFKBID gene encoding NF-kappa-B inhibitor delta isoform X4, which translates to MDLAAARAALGGRDPRELLRQDEEGDTLLHVLCAGGHWALARAAAEALRDLGGLEVREHLGKTPLLVAAAAAAPEIVRDLLVLGANPDAADHGGRTALHLAAAYGHPEILQAMMSSGVPVNVEARNFEGQTPLHCAVLAHNASLQGGHSAAGGSAGGSPTPQDRFRCVELLLQMGADSSSQDTKSSLTALHLAVRGGNLALAHLLLRQPGMAPRLVNMKAHGNTPLHMAAALPGTPSQEPLVRLLLAWGADPSARNLEHDLPQSLLPPGAPGEQLRLLLRSRRGSHRPPPTAE; encoded by the exons ATG GACCTGGCAGCCGCCCGCGCCGCACTGGGGGGCCGAGACCCCCGGGAGCTGCTGCGGCAGGACGAGGAGGGGGACAC gctgctgcacGTGCTCTGTGCCGGGGGGCACTGGGCGCTCGCCCGGGCTGCGGCCGAGGCTCTGCGCGACCTGGGGGGACTGGAGGTGCGGGAGCACCTGGGCAAG ACTCCcctgctggtggcagcagcagctgcagccccggagATCGTGCGGGACCTGCTCGTCCTGGGCGCCAATCCCGACGCCGCTGACCACGGGGGCCGCACGGCCCTGCACCTGGCCGCAGCCTACGGGCACCCCGAAATCCTCCAG GCCATGATGTCCTCGGGGGTTCCTGTCAACGTGGAGGCCAGAAATTTTGAGG GCCAGACCCCTCTGCACTGCGCTGTCCTGGCCCACAACGCCTCgctgcagggagggcacagcGCCGCggggggctctgcaggggggTCCCCCACTCCCCAGGACCGATTCCGCTGTGTTGAGCTGCTACTGCAGATGggggcagacagcagcagccag GACACCAAAAGCAGCCTGACAGCCCTGCACCTGGCCGTGCGGGGAGGGAaccttgccctggcccacctaCTGCTGCGCCAGCCTGGCATGGCCCCCCGCCTTGTCAACATGAAG GCCCACGGGAACACCCCCCTGCACATggcagcagcgctgcccgggacccccagccaggagccccttgtgaggctgctcctggcctggggtgccgaCCCCAGCGCCCGCAACCTGGAGCACgacctgccccagagcctgctgccccCTGGGGCCCCCGGAGAGCAG CTCCGCCTCCTCCTGAGGAGCCGCCGGGGGTCCCATCGCCCCCCCCCCACCGCCGAGTGA
- the GJA9 gene encoding gap junction alpha-9 protein translates to MGDWNFLGGILEEVHIHSTIIGKIWLTILFIFRMLVLGVATEDVWNDEQSEFICNTEQPGCRNVCYDEAFPISLIRYWVLQVIFVSSPSLVYMGHALYRLRALEKERQKKKALVRVELESTELEMTENRKRLERELRQLDQRKLNKAPLRGSLLCTYVIHIFTRSAVEVGFMIGQYLLYGFHLDPLYKCQRDPCPNTVDCFVSRPTEKTVFILFMQSIATVSLLLNILEIIHLGFRKIKMGLCEQNKTKDDSENFYINKSKKYSVIPHSSLGISTTPQKTLPCALSSYTFLMEKQTDTMLYPVLNSPSVFQSVQNNHTESSSNYTHCNQENKSPKKRPATNALDNQTQNASTNNNEGFLGELWTERHDAQEETEKKHFLVDTQNADTTSNMYLRSFAEVPSQTSLQAGTTFPCASSRRQAVVESTGAPTNPLPKNGDRRQSSFSVNKAQIPYNADGKNSSRPDTSDSMGVVSSESTQSRNWSSPKLFSLSRQQSLSSNASSRRAPTDLQI, encoded by the coding sequence ATGGGAGACTGGAATTTCCTTGGAGGCATTTTAGAGGAGGTCCACATTCATTCCACTATTATTGGAAAGATTTGGCTAACGATCCTCTTCATATTTCGAATGCTTGTTCTTGGAGTGGCGACCGAGGATGTTTGGAATGATGAACAATCAGAATTCATATGCAATACTGAGCAGCCTGGTTGCAGAAATGTGTGCTATGATGAGGCCTTTCCCATCTCTCTCATAAGATACTGGGTCTTGCAAGTTATATTTGTGTCTTCCCCTTCCTTGGTGTATATGGGTCATGCCTTATACAGACTAAGAGCCttggaaaaagaaaggcaaaaaaagaaagctcTGGTGAGGGTGGAACTTGAAAGCACTGAATTAGAAATGACTGAAAATCGTAAAAGACTGGAGAGGGAGCTCCGGCAACTGGATCAAAGGAAGCTGAACAAAGCACCCCTAAGAGGCTCTTTGCTCTGCACTTATGTGATACATATTTTCACAAGATCTGCAGTGGAAGTTGGCTTTATGATTGGGCAGTATCTTCTTTATGGTTTCCACTTAGATCCCCTTTATAAATGTCAGAGAGACCCATGTCCAAACACAGTTGACTGCTTTGTATCTAGACCAACAGAAAAAACAGTGTTTATATTATTTATGCAATCAATAGCAACTGTATCATTGCTTTTAAATATTCTAGAAATTATCCACTTAGGATTCCGAAAAATTAAAATGGGACTCTGTGAGCAGAATAAAACCAAAGATGACTCTGAGAATTTCTACATAAACAAATCTAAGAAATACTCTGTGATACCTCACTCTTCTTTGGGAATATCCACCACCCCTCAGAAAACACTTCCCTGTGCTCTTAGCAGTTATACCTTTCTGATGGAAAAGCAAACTGATACTATGCTCTACCCAGTTTTAAATTCTCCTTCTGTGTTTCAGTCTGTGCAAAATAACCAtacagaaagcagcagcaatTACACCCATTGCaatcaggaaaataaatctCCAAAGAAGAGGCCAGCTACAAATGCTTTGGACAATCAGACTCAAAATGCTAGCACAAACAATAATGAAGGCTTTCTTGGCGAGCTTTGGACTGAGAGGCATGATGCACAAGAAGAGactgaaaagaaacattttcttgtTGATACTCAGAATGCAGATACCACCTCAAACATGTACTTGAGAAGCTTTGCTGAGGTGCCATCTCAAACTTCATTGCAAGCTGGTACAACTTTCCCTTGTGCCAGCTCTAGACGACAGGCAGTGGTTGAGAGCACAGGAGCACCAACAAATCCTCTTCCAAAGAACGGTGACAGAAGACAAAGCAGTTTCAGTGTAAACAAAGCCCAAATTCCTTACAATGCTGATGGAAAAAATTCCAGCCGACCAGACACTTCTGATTCCATGGGGGTGGTGAGCTCAGAATCTACACAAAGCAGAAACTGGAGTAGTCCAaagcttttctctctctctaggCAACAGTCACTGTCAAGTAATGCCAGCAGTAGGCGTGCCCCCACCGATCTTCAAATATAG
- the MYCBP gene encoding C-Myc-binding protein, with translation MAHHKAADSKREQFRQYLEKSGVLDMLTKVLVALYEEPEKPDSALDFLKHHLGASAPENPEIEALRLEVAEMKEKYEAVLEENKKLKTKLAQYEPPQDEKHGE, from the exons ATGGCGCACCACAAG GCCGCGGACTCCAAGCGGGAGCAGTTCCGCCAGTACTTGGAGAAGTCGGGAGTGCTGGACATGCTCACCAAGG TGTTGGTAGCCTTATATGAAGAGCCAGAGAAACCAGATAGTGCACTGGA TTTTCTGAAGCATCATCTGGGAGCTTCAGCTCCTGAGAATCCGGAAATAGAGGCACTTCGCTTGGAAGTGGcagagatgaaagaaaaatatgaagctgtgctggaagaaaataaaaaactgaaAACTAAG CTGGCTCAGTATGAACCACCTCAAGATGAGAAGCATGGTGAATAA